A stretch of the Saccharolobus caldissimus genome encodes the following:
- the folK gene encoding 2-amino-4-hydroxy-6-hydroxymethyldihydropteridine diphosphokinase translates to MKIIIEDLRVSTIIGVNPDERINKQEVSIDIHIWSDLSEGIRSDSIENTVDYKIIKKEIISYVENSSFNLLETLAYKIGKVILQDNRIRKVKVKVNKPGALTYAKNVAVEVTLKRRNNLAKAYIAIGSNIDPETNVKKALLILKNRMRITKLSTVYLTKAIPPTQPDYYNCVVETITNLDPVHIKFEILRKIEEELGRVRGIDKYSPRTIDLDLVLYGNLVINKNDLILPDPEIEKRAFIAIPMYELNNDLVIPGLNKALKEIVKKFTKNEMIPLEDYTYKLKRELGI, encoded by the coding sequence GTGAAAATCATTATTGAAGATTTGAGAGTTAGTACTATTATAGGCGTAAATCCTGACGAAAGAATAAATAAACAAGAAGTATCAATAGATATACATATATGGTCGGATTTATCAGAAGGAATTAGATCTGATTCCATTGAAAATACGGTAGACTATAAGATAATAAAGAAGGAGATAATATCCTATGTAGAGAATTCATCCTTTAACCTTTTAGAAACATTAGCGTATAAGATAGGGAAGGTTATTCTCCAAGATAATAGGATAAGGAAAGTTAAAGTAAAAGTAAACAAGCCTGGAGCGTTAACTTATGCAAAGAACGTCGCTGTTGAAGTAACCCTAAAGAGAAGAAATAACCTAGCAAAGGCATATATTGCAATAGGTTCAAACATAGATCCAGAGACTAATGTAAAAAAGGCTTTACTAATATTAAAGAATAGAATGAGGATAACTAAATTATCTACAGTATATCTTACTAAGGCCATTCCTCCTACACAACCAGATTATTACAACTGCGTAGTGGAGACCATTACTAACTTAGATCCAGTCCATATTAAATTCGAAATACTAAGGAAGATAGAAGAAGAATTAGGAAGAGTAAGGGGAATTGATAAATATTCTCCTAGGACAATAGATTTGGACTTAGTACTTTATGGAAATTTAGTGATAAATAAGAATGATCTAATCCTACCAGACCCAGAAATAGAGAAGAGAGCTTTCATAGCTATTCCCATGTACGAACTAAATAATGACTTAGTTATACCTGGCTTAAATAAAGCTCTAAAAGAAATAGTTAAAAAATTCACGAAAAATGAAATGATACCGCTAGAGGATTATACGTATAAACTTAAGAGAGAATTAGGAATATAG
- a CDS encoding uracil-DNA glycosylase: MMDFISRLISCQKCPRLVNYRNSFPENYWRKPVPPNGKFNAKIVIVGLAPAGHGGNRTGRMFTGDESANNLTKALYEVRLANQPFSESKDDGLELYDVYITSAVKCAPPENKPTASEINNCLSFLEEEIKMLKNAKVYIALGKIAWDSLLKAFKNLGYKIPSTVKFSHGNLVKIEKQDLSIIWLIGSYHPSPRNMKTGKLTMEMLIEILKMAKSLAK; this comes from the coding sequence ATTATGGATTTTATATCGAGGCTTATCTCGTGCCAGAAATGTCCTAGACTGGTAAATTACAGAAACTCGTTCCCAGAAAATTATTGGAGAAAGCCCGTTCCTCCTAACGGTAAATTCAACGCTAAAATTGTAATAGTTGGTTTAGCTCCAGCAGGGCACGGAGGAAACAGAACCGGTAGAATGTTCACGGGAGATGAGAGTGCAAATAATTTAACCAAAGCCCTTTACGAGGTCAGATTAGCCAATCAACCTTTCTCTGAATCAAAAGATGATGGATTAGAACTTTACGACGTTTATATAACATCAGCAGTTAAATGTGCACCTCCAGAAAATAAACCAACCGCATCTGAAATAAATAACTGTCTATCCTTTCTAGAAGAGGAAATTAAAATGCTTAAAAACGCTAAAGTATACATAGCCTTAGGTAAAATAGCTTGGGATTCCCTTCTTAAGGCGTTCAAGAATCTAGGCTATAAAATTCCTAGTACAGTTAAATTCTCCCACGGAAACTTAGTTAAAATTGAGAAACAAGATCTTTCAATAATATGGTTGATAGGATCATATCATCCAAGTCCTAGAAATATGAAAACTGGTAAGTTAACGATGGAAATGCTCATTGAAATTTTGAAAATGGCTAAATCATTAGCTAAATAA
- a CDS encoding HEPN domain-containing protein produces the protein MNNINLAEGLLQEARIRIAYAELDLKENKDFAFCVRLFQEAVELLIKAMLRTLSIEYSKTHDPGKILEANKDILPEWLRQELNNITYASRWLRAEREPSMYGDEIEGIPPNKLYNEDYCVKA, from the coding sequence TTGAATAATATCAATTTGGCTGAAGGACTTCTACAAGAGGCTAGAATAAGGATAGCATACGCGGAACTTGATTTAAAGGAAAATAAGGATTTCGCTTTTTGCGTTAGATTATTCCAAGAGGCTGTCGAACTTTTAATAAAAGCAATGCTAAGAACTTTGTCCATTGAATATTCTAAAACTCATGATCCAGGAAAGATCCTTGAGGCAAATAAGGACATATTACCAGAATGGCTAAGGCAGGAACTAAATAACATAACCTATGCTTCTAGGTGGTTAAGAGCTGAGAGAGAACCTTCAATGTATGGTGATGAAATTGAAGGTATACCTCCCAACAAACTGTATAATGAGGATTATTGCGTTAAAGCATAG
- a CDS encoding SDR family oxidoreductase has translation MNISGMNALVTGSAKRIGKEISLGLAKEGVNIILHYNTSEKEAIKTKEEIESFGVRCWTVKGDLRKDARQILYDSIKISGRIDFLINNSSVFPLKKFEEVTITDLEETFIVNSWAPLILAKEFSKITERGKIINILDSIISGYNFERYPYYLSKKMLEDITYSLALKLAPNFTVNAIAPGIILPPEGKDYSYLEKLKELIPLKRWGDVSEVVKAVIFLLKSDFITGQVIYVDGGEHLKPRVIM, from the coding sequence ATGAATATTTCGGGAATGAATGCTTTAGTTACGGGAAGTGCTAAAAGAATAGGTAAGGAAATCTCATTGGGCCTAGCAAAGGAAGGAGTTAATATAATTTTACATTACAATACTTCAGAAAAAGAAGCTATTAAAACTAAAGAGGAGATAGAATCATTTGGAGTTAGATGCTGGACAGTTAAAGGAGATTTAAGAAAAGACGCCAGGCAAATACTTTATGATTCGATAAAAATTTCTGGAAGAATTGATTTCTTAATAAATAATTCCTCAGTGTTTCCATTAAAAAAATTCGAAGAAGTTACGATAACTGATCTTGAAGAAACATTTATAGTAAATTCATGGGCACCTTTAATTTTAGCTAAAGAATTCTCAAAAATTACTGAAAGAGGTAAAATAATAAATATTTTAGATTCGATAATTTCTGGTTATAATTTCGAAAGATATCCCTATTATTTAAGTAAGAAAATGCTTGAAGATATTACTTATTCCTTGGCATTGAAATTAGCCCCTAATTTTACAGTCAACGCAATTGCCCCTGGAATAATACTTCCTCCAGAAGGAAAGGATTACTCTTACTTAGAAAAGCTTAAGGAGCTCATACCACTCAAAAGATGGGGAGATGTTAGTGAAGTAGTTAAAGCCGTAATATTCCTTTTAAAGAGTGACTTCATAACAGGTCAAGTAATTTACGTTGATGGGGGAGAGCATTTAAAGCCGAGGGTGATAATGTGA
- a CDS encoding helix-turn-helix domain-containing protein, with protein MDKVRNSPYLKVKIIGTHDNCWSNKLDFNIKLINFQVIGGYVRSTLLVPRFKRRKTLKLLKDYYRIFIINNYQDFSSKSLITITKDLRDFSILNTLYKYPTIFLNNQYLNDGKEVWEFVTFSSVYNEIINELKGQLTIKKIEVSNYIPLLKPNLNSKEIQILYMAFKKGFFDFPRKTSIRALSKLLNIDEATLTYYLRAAERKLIQNVIDGDINDNKNDLV; from the coding sequence ATGGATAAAGTAAGGAATTCCCCTTATCTTAAAGTTAAAATAATTGGTACACATGATAATTGCTGGTCAAATAAACTTGATTTTAACATTAAATTAATTAATTTTCAAGTAATAGGAGGATATGTAAGATCTACCCTACTAGTGCCAAGATTTAAGAGAAGAAAAACTCTAAAACTCTTAAAAGATTATTATAGAATTTTTATTATAAATAATTATCAGGATTTTTCTTCAAAAAGCTTAATTACAATTACAAAAGATCTTAGAGATTTTTCTATCCTTAATACACTTTATAAGTATCCTACTATATTCTTAAATAACCAATATCTAAATGATGGTAAAGAAGTATGGGAATTTGTGACATTTTCTAGTGTTTATAATGAAATTATTAATGAGCTAAAAGGTCAATTAACTATTAAGAAGATAGAGGTTTCTAATTATATACCTTTATTGAAACCTAACCTTAACAGTAAGGAAATTCAGATCCTTTATATGGCATTTAAAAAGGGATTTTTCGATTTCCCTAGAAAAACTTCAATAAGAGCTTTAAGTAAGCTATTAAATATAGATGAAGCTACTCTTACATATTACTTAAGAGCAGCAGAAAGAAAACTTATCCAAAATGTAATTGATGGTGATATTAACGATAATAAAAATGATTTGGTATAA